One window from the genome of Bacillus tianshenii encodes:
- the rpmI gene encoding 50S ribosomal protein L35, translated as MPKMKTHKGSQKRFKKTGSGKLKRSHAYTSHLFANKSQKQKRKLRKSAMVSAGDYKRIRQMLDNMK; from the coding sequence ATGCCAAAAATGAAAACGCACAAAGGTTCGCAAAAACGTTTCAAGAAAACTGGTTCTGGTAAACTAAAACGTTCACACGCTTATACAAGCCACTTGTTTGCGAACAAGTCTCAAAAACAAAAGCGTAAGCTTCGTAAGTCTGCAATGGTAAGCGCAGGCGATTACAAACGTATCCGTCAAATGCTTGACAACATGAAGTAA
- the infC gene encoding translation initiation factor IF-3, whose protein sequence is MISKDMIVNESIRAREVRLIGANGDQVGVKSRNEALEMAQNANLDLVMVAPNAKPPVCRIMDYGKYRYEQQKKDKEARKKQKIINIKEVRLSPGIEEHDFNTKLRNARKFLEKGDKVKASIRFRGRAITHKDLGQKVLERFAEECAELGTVETKPKMEGRSMFLMLAPKPDKDK, encoded by the coding sequence ATTATTAGTAAAGACATGATTGTGAATGAGTCGATTCGCGCTCGCGAAGTACGTCTCATCGGTGCTAACGGGGACCAAGTTGGAGTTAAATCTCGCAATGAAGCATTAGAAATGGCACAAAACGCAAACCTTGATCTTGTAATGGTTGCGCCGAATGCTAAACCACCGGTATGCCGTATCATGGATTACGGGAAATACCGTTACGAGCAACAGAAGAAAGACAAAGAAGCTCGTAAAAAACAAAAAATCATCAATATTAAAGAAGTGCGCCTTAGCCCAGGTATTGAGGAGCATGATTTCAATACAAAGCTTCGTAATGCACGTAAATTCTTGGAAAAGGGCGACAAAGTGAAAGCGAGCATTCGCTTCCGTGGTCGTGCCATTACCCATAAAGACCTTGGTCAAAAGGTATTAGAACGCTTTGCTGAAGAGTGTGCCGAACTTGGTACAGTGGAAACAAAGCCGAAAATGGAAGGTCGCAGCATGTTCTTAATGCTTGCACCAAAACCTGATAAGGACAAGTAA
- the thrS gene encoding threonine--tRNA ligase — protein sequence MSDVLNITFPDGAVKEFPKGTTTEDIAASISPGLKKKAFAGKLDGEIIDLRRPIEKDGAIEIVTEGTDEALEILRHSTAHLMAQAIKRLYSDVKLGVGPVIEGGFYYDIDTPEHISAEDLPKIEKEMQKIVDENLEVVRKEVSRDEAKQMYQEISDDLKLELIDDIPEGDALTIYEQGEFFDLCRGVHVPQTSKIKVFKLMSVAGAYWRGNSDNKMLQRIYGTAFFKKSELNEHLRLLEEAKERDHRKLGKELNLFTVSQKVGQGLPLWLPKGATIRRIIERYIVDKEERLGYDHVYTPVLGSAELYKTSGHWDHYQDDMFPIMEMDNEDLVLRPMNCPHHMMVYKNSLHSYRELPIRIAELGTMHRYEMSGALTGLQRVRGMTLNDAHIFARHDQIKEEFVRVVHLIQEVYKDFGLNEYYFRLSYRDPEDKEKYFDDDEMWNKAQAMLKEAMDELELDYVEADGEAAFYGPKLDVQVRTALGKDETLSTVQLDFLLPERFDLTYKGEDGKDHRPVVIHRGVVSTMERFVAFLIEEYKGAFPTWLAPVQAKVIPVSADVHLDYAKKVQEQLQREGLRVEVDERDEKIGYKIREAQMQKIPYQLVVGDNEISEEAVNVRKYGEKDSATKPLSEFVLELKDVVNNHK from the coding sequence ATGTCTGACGTTCTTAATATTACGTTCCCAGATGGCGCGGTAAAGGAGTTTCCTAAGGGAACGACAACTGAAGATATTGCAGCCAGCATTAGCCCTGGCTTAAAGAAAAAAGCATTCGCAGGTAAGTTAGATGGTGAAATCATTGATTTACGCCGTCCGATTGAAAAGGATGGTGCAATTGAAATTGTGACAGAAGGTACAGATGAAGCACTTGAGATCCTTCGTCATAGTACAGCGCATTTAATGGCACAGGCTATTAAGCGTTTGTATAGCGACGTAAAGCTTGGCGTTGGCCCGGTTATTGAGGGCGGCTTCTACTATGATATCGATACACCTGAACACATTTCAGCAGAAGACCTTCCGAAAATTGAGAAGGAAATGCAGAAGATTGTCGATGAAAACCTAGAGGTTGTGCGTAAGGAAGTTAGCCGTGATGAAGCAAAGCAAATGTATCAGGAAATCAGTGATGACCTGAAGCTTGAATTAATCGATGATATCCCTGAAGGTGATGCGTTGACAATTTATGAGCAAGGCGAATTTTTCGACCTTTGCCGCGGCGTTCACGTTCCGCAAACAAGTAAAATTAAAGTATTCAAGTTAATGAGCGTTGCAGGTGCGTACTGGCGTGGAAACAGTGACAACAAAATGCTGCAACGTATCTATGGAACAGCTTTCTTTAAGAAGAGCGAACTGAACGAACACCTTCGCCTGCTTGAGGAAGCAAAAGAGCGCGACCACCGTAAGCTTGGCAAAGAGCTTAATTTATTTACAGTTTCACAAAAGGTTGGTCAAGGGCTTCCGCTTTGGCTTCCAAAAGGCGCAACAATTCGCCGCATTATCGAACGCTACATCGTTGATAAAGAAGAACGCCTAGGTTATGATCACGTGTATACACCTGTACTTGGAAGTGCTGAGCTGTATAAAACAAGCGGTCACTGGGACCATTATCAAGATGATATGTTCCCAATTATGGAAATGGATAACGAAGACTTAGTGCTTCGTCCGATGAACTGTCCACATCACATGATGGTGTATAAGAACAGCTTGCACAGCTATCGCGAGCTACCAATCCGAATTGCAGAGCTTGGTACAATGCACCGTTATGAAATGTCTGGTGCACTAACTGGCTTACAGCGTGTGCGTGGGATGACATTGAATGATGCTCATATCTTCGCTCGTCACGACCAAATTAAAGAAGAGTTTGTCCGCGTTGTTCACTTAATTCAAGAAGTGTACAAAGATTTCGGCTTAAATGAGTACTATTTCCGCTTATCATATCGTGATCCAGAAGACAAAGAGAAATACTTTGATGACGATGAAATGTGGAACAAGGCTCAGGCAATGCTGAAGGAAGCGATGGACGAGCTTGAGCTAGACTATGTTGAAGCAGACGGAGAAGCGGCATTCTATGGCCCGAAGCTTGATGTCCAGGTCCGCACTGCACTAGGAAAAGACGAAACATTATCAACTGTACAGCTTGACTTCTTGCTGCCAGAGCGTTTCGATCTCACATATAAAGGTGAAGACGGAAAAGATCACCGCCCAGTTGTTATCCACCGCGGTGTCGTTTCAACAATGGAACGCTTTGTGGCCTTCTTAATTGAAGAGTACAAAGGAGCATTCCCAACATGGTTAGCGCCTGTTCAAGCAAAAGTCATTCCAGTTTCAGCAGATGTACACCTTGATTACGCGAAGAAAGTGCAAGAGCAACTGCAGCGTGAAGGTCTCCGTGTTGAAGTGGATGAGCGCGATGAAAAGATTGGCTACAAAATCCGTGAAGCACAAATGCAAAAGATCCCTTATCAGCTTGTTGTTGGGGACAACGAAATTAGTGAAGAAGCGGTTAATGTTCGCAAATATGGCGAAAAAGACTCAGCAACAAAACCACTTAGCGAGTTTGTCTTAGAATTAAAAGACGTCGTAAACAATCATAAATAA
- the ytxC gene encoding putative sporulation protein YtxC has product MIAIHFRKGEEAASFYDALRLVKKKQDFEIERHFSPENIIRIHCGGQSVRGLHTWLIPIMRTFIVTTVENRWMQQMIRQMFYFTDEEEQEQILSIARSLLDGEKEDVIYQQRISKQRTHIDLIEEALQNFLTPNISFSFESFLHFRLKEYQERLFVTVEAAIDEYKLEQEYQAFVEHLRHYLSEKPPLYWELHVVDEEEFQVFLPSGSVIERERLLQLIDEELWRMNDLDAGASVIAPLISIAPARLYIYTNEPDRGVVRTLQNIFLERISIHAKRNWGSLKQTRIDS; this is encoded by the coding sequence GTGATCGCGATTCATTTTCGTAAAGGGGAGGAAGCGGCATCCTTCTACGATGCTTTACGGTTGGTGAAGAAAAAACAAGACTTTGAGATTGAACGGCATTTTTCACCAGAGAATATCATTCGAATCCATTGCGGCGGACAAAGTGTGCGCGGCTTACATACATGGCTTATCCCAATCATGAGAACGTTTATTGTGACAACGGTGGAGAATCGATGGATGCAGCAAATGATTCGCCAGATGTTTTATTTTACAGATGAGGAAGAGCAGGAACAGATTCTTTCGATTGCTCGTTCTTTACTTGATGGTGAGAAGGAGGATGTCATTTATCAGCAGCGAATCAGCAAACAGCGAACACACATTGATTTGATTGAGGAGGCATTGCAAAACTTCTTAACTCCGAATATTTCCTTTTCATTTGAGTCTTTTTTACATTTTCGACTGAAGGAGTATCAGGAGAGGTTGTTTGTCACGGTGGAAGCGGCAATTGATGAATACAAGCTTGAGCAGGAATATCAAGCATTTGTGGAGCATTTACGTCACTACTTAAGTGAGAAGCCGCCGCTTTATTGGGAGCTGCATGTGGTGGATGAGGAGGAGTTTCAAGTGTTTCTTCCATCGGGGTCAGTCATTGAGCGAGAGCGTTTACTGCAGTTAATTGATGAGGAACTGTGGCGGATGAATGACTTAGATGCCGGAGCATCTGTCATTGCACCGCTCATTTCGATTGCACCTGCAAGGTTATACATCTATACAAACGAGCCTGATAGAGGTGTTGTGCGGACATTGCAAAATATCTTTCTTGAGAGAATATCGATTCATGCAAAAAGAAATTGGGGCTCTCTGAAACAAACTCGAATTGATTCTTGA
- the dnaI gene encoding primosomal protein DnaI, which produces MEPIQRSLRAFANRPGFKERYDMLKQTVMNDPDVQAFISEHEQQLNRDMIERSLVKLYEFVEQKKDCSECPSARECKNIFKGHWPRLFISGSRIDIQYETCQKQRREEERQRQQRMLQSMYMPKEVLRASFDDFDFNNANKEKMEAFKAALNFARTYQKEHFQKGLYLYGKFGVGKTYLLGALANELADRDVSSMLVYVPEFLREIKGSLQDGTLDKKLEVVKTAEILMLDDIGAESVSSWVRDEVLGTILQYRMMEKLPTFFASNASFSELEHHLTYTQRGEVEQLKAARIMERIKYLAKPMPISGTNYRDLMTD; this is translated from the coding sequence ATGGAACCAATTCAACGATCACTCCGCGCTTTCGCAAACCGCCCGGGGTTTAAAGAGCGTTATGATATGTTAAAGCAGACAGTGATGAATGACCCCGATGTACAAGCATTTATCTCTGAGCATGAGCAACAATTAAACCGTGACATGATTGAACGTTCTTTAGTGAAATTATATGAATTTGTCGAACAGAAGAAAGATTGCAGTGAATGTCCGAGTGCAAGAGAGTGCAAAAATATTTTCAAAGGGCATTGGCCACGGCTGTTTATTAGCGGTTCTCGTATTGATATCCAGTATGAAACGTGTCAAAAGCAGCGGCGAGAAGAAGAACGTCAGCGTCAGCAACGGATGTTGCAGAGTATGTACATGCCGAAAGAAGTGCTCAGAGCTTCGTTTGATGATTTTGATTTCAATAACGCGAATAAAGAGAAGATGGAAGCATTTAAAGCGGCATTAAACTTTGCAAGGACTTATCAGAAAGAGCATTTTCAAAAAGGGTTATACTTGTATGGCAAATTTGGTGTAGGGAAAACCTATTTGCTTGGCGCCCTTGCGAATGAATTAGCTGACCGCGATGTGAGTTCAATGCTCGTCTATGTACCTGAATTTTTGCGTGAGATTAAAGGCTCTCTTCAAGACGGCACGTTGGATAAGAAGCTTGAAGTCGTAAAAACTGCTGAAATCTTAATGCTCGATGATATTGGGGCTGAGTCTGTATCAAGCTGGGTAAGGGATGAAGTTCTCGGAACGATTCTTCAATATCGTATGATGGAGAAGCTGCCGACCTTCTTCGCCTCTAATGCCAGCTTTTCAGAGCTTGAGCACCACCTTACGTATACCCAGCGTGGTGAAGTTGAACAGTTGAAGGCAGCCCGGATTATGGAGCGAATTAAGTATTTAGCTAAGCCCATGCCGATCAGCGGCACAAATTATCGCGATTTAATGACTGATTAA
- a CDS encoding replication initiation and membrane attachment family protein, with product MTQHWKEVLPVDRYIVRKNGLLHAYDRNVVTLLYQPLIGAVATSLYMTLWTESDRLDGFTETVSHHRLMNSMQLNLQVIYNERLKLEGIGLLKTYVKKDEDNVRTFLYELQPPLTPSQFFYDGVLNVYLYNRIGKSAFHQLKQYFSEQAVEKEQYEDITGSFYETFSSVSASELTARSKEAFEHFKPETGEAYLEREKAKPVSIEERSFDFELFYNGLSKSMVPREVFTQDVKDVIVKLAFVYRISPLEMQKLVIQALNPATDEIEIDQLRKAARDWYQLEHGGDLPTLSERHQPIPTQTMRGKEPQTQEEQLVAHLENISPYECIYELSNGAVPSTEDLQLVEEVMLKQNLPAGVVNVLLQYVMLRSDMKLSKPYVRKIASHWARKNVRTVPEAMKIAKEEHQKYQEWEENKSKRSSSAPKRKFVRKEKLPDWFKKDETDEQSGQADESLDQMRKELEEELRKKRSER from the coding sequence TTGACACAGCATTGGAAAGAAGTGCTTCCTGTTGATCGATATATTGTTCGAAAAAATGGCTTACTGCATGCATATGACCGGAATGTCGTCACATTGCTTTATCAACCGCTCATTGGTGCAGTGGCGACGAGTTTGTATATGACACTCTGGACGGAGAGTGACAGGCTTGATGGTTTCACTGAAACAGTTAGTCATCACCGGTTAATGAATAGCATGCAGCTGAATCTGCAAGTGATTTATAACGAAAGGTTGAAGCTAGAAGGCATTGGGCTGTTGAAAACCTATGTGAAAAAAGATGAAGATAATGTGCGGACATTTTTGTACGAACTTCAGCCTCCATTAACGCCGTCACAGTTTTTCTATGACGGTGTGTTGAACGTTTATTTATATAATCGAATTGGAAAAAGTGCTTTTCATCAGTTAAAGCAATATTTTTCTGAGCAGGCGGTTGAAAAGGAACAGTATGAGGATATTACTGGAAGCTTCTATGAGACATTCTCGTCTGTTTCGGCATCTGAGTTAACAGCTAGAAGCAAGGAAGCTTTTGAGCATTTTAAGCCTGAAACAGGAGAAGCCTATTTAGAGCGGGAGAAAGCGAAGCCTGTAAGCATTGAGGAGCGGTCATTTGATTTTGAGTTATTTTATAATGGATTATCGAAATCAATGGTGCCGCGGGAGGTTTTTACGCAAGATGTGAAAGATGTGATTGTTAAGCTTGCGTTTGTGTATCGGATTAGTCCGTTAGAGATGCAGAAGCTAGTCATTCAAGCATTAAATCCAGCCACTGATGAGATTGAAATTGACCAGCTTCGTAAAGCGGCACGTGACTGGTATCAGCTTGAGCACGGCGGTGATCTTCCGACTCTTAGTGAACGGCATCAACCAATTCCGACACAGACGATGCGAGGGAAAGAGCCGCAAACACAAGAAGAGCAGTTAGTGGCACACTTGGAGAATATATCCCCATATGAGTGCATTTATGAGCTGTCAAACGGGGCTGTACCGTCAACGGAGGATTTGCAGCTTGTTGAAGAAGTGATGCTTAAGCAGAACCTGCCTGCTGGAGTAGTGAATGTCTTGCTTCAATATGTTATGTTAAGAAGTGATATGAAGCTGTCAAAGCCGTACGTGAGGAAAATTGCTTCCCATTGGGCGCGAAAGAATGTGAGAACAGTGCCTGAGGCGATGAAGATCGCCAAAGAAGAGCACCAAAAGTATCAAGAGTGGGAAGAGAACAAGTCAAAGCGTTCCTCTTCAGCACCGAAGCGGAAGTTTGTGCGGAAAGAAAAGCTTCCAGATTGGTTTAAGAAGGATGAAACAGATGAGCAATCAGGACAAGCTGATGAGTCCCTTGACCAAATGCGCAAAGAATTAGAAGAAGAATTACGAAAGAAACGTTCTGAACGATAA
- the nrdR gene encoding transcriptional regulator NrdR, whose amino-acid sequence MRCPNCQHNGTRVLDSRPVEDGRSIRRRRECEACHYRFTTFEKVEEIPLIVVKKEGAREEFSREKMLRGLIKACEKRPVPLQKLEDMVQDIERTLRNQGTSEVKSEEIGEMIMDRLAEIDEVAYVRFASVYRQFKDINVFIKELKDLIKRDE is encoded by the coding sequence ATGCGATGCCCAAATTGTCAACATAATGGGACGAGGGTTCTTGACTCACGTCCTGTCGAAGACGGGCGCTCAATTAGAAGAAGACGTGAATGTGAAGCGTGTCATTATCGGTTTACGACATTTGAGAAGGTGGAGGAAATTCCATTAATCGTCGTAAAAAAAGAAGGGGCACGCGAAGAATTTAGTCGTGAAAAGATGCTGCGCGGATTAATTAAAGCGTGCGAAAAGCGCCCAGTACCATTACAGAAGCTAGAGGATATGGTTCAGGATATCGAGAGAACGCTACGTAATCAAGGCACATCAGAGGTTAAGAGTGAGGAAATCGGAGAAATGATTATGGATCGCCTTGCTGAGATTGATGAAGTAGCTTATGTACGTTTCGCTTCAGTCTATCGTCAGTTTAAAGATATAAACGTATTTATTAAAGAACTAAAAGACTTAATTAAGCGGGATGAATAG
- the speD gene encoding adenosylmethionine decarboxylase, with the protein MDTMGRHVIAELWDCNTDKLNDMDLIERIFVDAALKAGAEVREVAFHKFAPHGVSGVVIISESHLTIHSFPEHGYASIDVYTCGDRIDPNVAADYIAEALESKKRENIEVPRGMGPVQVENRSVKAL; encoded by the coding sequence ATGGATACAATGGGTCGTCATGTCATTGCAGAGTTATGGGATTGTAACACTGACAAGTTAAATGATATGGATTTAATTGAACGAATTTTTGTGGATGCAGCATTGAAGGCAGGAGCAGAAGTGAGAGAAGTAGCTTTTCATAAATTTGCTCCACATGGTGTTAGTGGGGTAGTTATTATCTCTGAATCTCATTTAACGATTCATAGCTTTCCTGAACACGGTTATGCGTCAATCGATGTGTATACGTGTGGAGACCGAATCGATCCGAATGTTGCAGCGGATTACATTGCAGAAGCACTTGAATCCAAGAAACGCGAGAACATCGAAGTACCGCGCGGAATGGGTCCTGTTCAAGTTGAAAATCGCAGCGTAAAAGCACTGTAA
- a CDS encoding glyceraldehyde-3-phosphate dehydrogenase, whose translation MKAKVAINSFGRIGRMFFRNAIHDDTLEVVAVNASYPAETIAHMLKYDSVHGVFQGEVKAEEDALIVDGKRVALLNNRDPKQLPWEDMGIDIVIEATGKFNSKEKASAHIEAGAKKVIITAPAKNEDITIVMGVNEGDYVHDEHHVISNASCTTNCLAPVVKVLHEQFGIENGLMTTVHAYTNDQKNVDNPHKDLRRARACGQSIIPTTTGAAKALSLVLPELKGKLHGMALRVPTPNVSLVDLVIDLERDVTAEEVNEAFRTAAEGPLKDIVGITDEPLVSIDFTSNQLSAVIDGLSTMVIGEKKVKVLAWYDNEWGYSNRVVDLAKLVAKGIIEDAKVKVS comes from the coding sequence ATGAAGGCAAAAGTAGCGATTAATAGTTTCGGACGTATCGGAAGAATGTTTTTCCGTAATGCGATTCATGATGACACATTAGAAGTCGTAGCGGTGAATGCAAGTTATCCTGCGGAGACTATTGCACATATGCTTAAGTATGACAGTGTACATGGCGTATTCCAAGGTGAAGTAAAAGCAGAAGAAGATGCTTTAATTGTAGACGGAAAACGTGTGGCACTTTTAAATAATCGTGATCCAAAACAACTTCCATGGGAAGACATGGGTATTGACATTGTAATCGAAGCAACAGGTAAATTCAATTCAAAAGAAAAAGCAAGCGCACATATCGAAGCTGGTGCGAAAAAGGTTATCATTACAGCACCTGCAAAGAACGAAGACATTACAATCGTAATGGGTGTTAATGAAGGCGACTATGTACATGACGAGCATCATGTTATTTCAAATGCATCATGTACAACAAACTGCTTAGCGCCAGTTGTAAAAGTATTACATGAACAATTTGGAATTGAAAACGGTTTAATGACAACTGTTCATGCGTATACAAACGACCAGAAAAATGTAGATAATCCGCATAAAGACTTGCGCCGTGCACGTGCTTGCGGTCAGTCAATTATTCCGACAACTACAGGTGCTGCGAAAGCGTTATCACTTGTCCTTCCGGAATTAAAAGGTAAGTTACATGGAATGGCCTTGCGTGTGCCAACTCCAAACGTTTCACTCGTTGACTTAGTTATTGACTTAGAGCGTGATGTAACAGCTGAAGAAGTGAATGAAGCGTTCCGTACAGCTGCTGAAGGTCCGCTTAAAGATATCGTTGGCATTACAGATGAGCCGCTTGTATCAATCGACTTTACAAGCAACCAGCTGTCTGCTGTTATCGATGGCCTTTCAACAATGGTAATCGGAGAGAAGAAAGTAAAAGTACTTGCTTGGTACGATAACGAGTGGGGCTATTCAAATCGTGTTGTTGACCTTGCTAAGCTTGTAGCAAAAGGAATTATTGAAGACGCGAAGGTAAAAGTATCATAA
- the coaE gene encoding dephospho-CoA kinase (Dephospho-CoA kinase (CoaE) performs the final step in coenzyme A biosynthesis.): MTMIIGLTGGIASGKSTVSYMLKGLNFPVIDADEAARKVVEVGEEAYRKIVETFGESVLYEDGTINREKLGSIVFNDENERIKLNKIVHPAVRAYMNNQKEAYISAGEQVIVMDIPLLFESKLTYLVDKTIVVYVDQDVQLQRLMERNKLSEQDAKARIASQMPLEEKKSLADEVIDNNGTVEETKEQLIEILKQWNIQIG; this comes from the coding sequence ATAACAATGATAATAGGGTTAACAGGCGGGATAGCTAGTGGAAAGAGCACGGTTTCTTATATGTTAAAAGGGCTGAACTTTCCGGTTATTGACGCCGACGAAGCAGCTCGGAAGGTAGTCGAAGTAGGAGAAGAAGCGTATCGTAAAATTGTCGAAACATTCGGTGAAAGTGTTTTATATGAAGATGGTACGATTAATCGTGAGAAGCTTGGGAGCATTGTTTTTAATGACGAAAATGAACGGATTAAGCTGAATAAGATTGTGCATCCAGCTGTAAGAGCATATATGAATAATCAGAAGGAAGCATACATATCTGCAGGTGAACAAGTAATTGTGATGGATATTCCTCTTCTGTTTGAAAGCAAGCTGACCTACTTGGTTGATAAAACAATTGTTGTCTATGTTGATCAAGACGTTCAATTACAACGCTTAATGGAACGGAATAAGCTTAGTGAGCAGGACGCGAAAGCTCGGATTGCTTCGCAAATGCCGCTTGAGGAGAAAAAATCTTTAGCGGATGAGGTTATTGATAACAATGGAACAGTAGAAGAAACGAAGGAGCAATTAATCGAGATTCTAAAGCAATGGAATATACAAATCGGCTAA
- the ytaF gene encoding sporulation membrane protein YtaF, which produces MEYFLSLLFLALAVSLDSFSVGFTYGLRKMSLPMKSIFVIACCSMVTMLIAMAGGSLIAELLSPAAAEHMGGAVLIGIGAWVLYQFFRPEKERVEMNEEAVLFNLEIKSIGLVIRILRNSMEADIDRSGTITGVEALLLGLALSLDAFGAGIGAALLGYSPLIMAVATAVMSSLFVTAGLTAGKLFANIEWMQRFAFLPGVLLIILGILKI; this is translated from the coding sequence ATGGAATACTTTCTTTCCTTACTGTTCTTAGCACTTGCTGTAAGTTTAGATAGTTTTAGTGTTGGATTTACGTATGGGCTTCGTAAAATGTCGCTTCCCATGAAGTCAATTTTCGTAATTGCCTGCTGTTCAATGGTGACAATGCTGATTGCGATGGCGGGAGGTTCTTTAATTGCGGAACTGCTTTCACCGGCAGCGGCTGAACATATGGGAGGCGCTGTGCTGATTGGAATCGGGGCATGGGTGCTGTATCAATTTTTTCGACCTGAGAAAGAAAGGGTCGAGATGAATGAAGAAGCCGTGCTATTTAATCTTGAAATTAAATCGATTGGGCTTGTGATTCGGATCTTACGAAATTCGATGGAAGCGGATATTGACCGTTCTGGAACAATTACAGGGGTCGAAGCGCTTTTGCTCGGTTTGGCCTTATCTTTAGATGCGTTTGGGGCAGGGATTGGAGCTGCATTGCTTGGCTATTCCCCGCTAATAATGGCGGTGGCGACTGCTGTGATGAGCTCTTTATTTGTAACAGCTGGATTGACGGCTGGAAAATTGTTTGCAAATATTGAATGGATGCAGCGTTTTGCATTTTTGCCAGGTGTTTTGCTAATTATCTTAGGGATTTTGAAAATATAA